A genomic window from Hyla sarda isolate aHylSar1 chromosome 10, aHylSar1.hap1, whole genome shotgun sequence includes:
- the NFRKB gene encoding LOW QUALITY PROTEIN: nuclear factor related to kappa-B-binding protein (The sequence of the model RefSeq protein was modified relative to this genomic sequence to represent the inferred CDS: deleted 1 base in 1 codon) — MDSLDTMLSDPLDLGPCLTSNGTGIMEPCLLGGTRVSLPEDLLEDPELFFDVVSMDTWKNVLSDSQREHLSQFLPSFPENNSEQQEQVVRSLFRGENFRFGNPLHTAQKLFRDGHLNPEVVKYRQLCLKSQYKRYLTSQQQYFHNLLKQILASRQELLDVARKKGPDLVLKRKLASLRNSPEERERRAQRRYLKILREVKEECGDATLSSEEEDLSSWLPGSPTQLPGAAVPLRSVQTLSTQDMKTADKVELTERDLKLLLRKHREKRKHQPDHPDLMTDDVTMNDIMTRVNAGRKNSLAALFDLATMKRRVKERDERKKKKMKPIKTEPDDYPEVPEETDMMPALMPSDQSVPTPLTVVKEEPMDDVKPPLMFNEISASFFTLLLDILMVEGPSSLMLLEDKVSHWQSSPASTLNSWFSAVPNWCDLVHSALLYLSGDSKGTLSGFTPYVEFKEKTQQWRCLGPPSDLEKELVALFHLWLETKDHILSKEIEESVDTGTPVPRVRTDYIVRPSSGDEKRIFQEQERHRYLQPHKAFTFRMHGFDSVVGPVKGVFDKETSLNKAREHSLLRSDRPAYVTILSLVRDAAARLPNGEGTRAEICELLKDSQFLAPDVTSAQVNTVVSGALDRLHYEKDPCVKYDIGRKLWIYLHRDRSEEEFERIHQAQAAAAKAKKALQQKPKTPSKIKSSSKEFSVKSGGTPEPGPLTLSECSMPPTPGTPSTPTTPALPTTPLSPSTSAAVSKIVASSVPEPPKSSPSVLLVSSPTIPQLSTLLTPPVTSQVTTVTPGPVRTPLSTAPAIPQVRIVTTPAPVTPAPPPAIVSQPLSPVVSHIRLPVTSSTTKGLTQVVTMPVKTSAAAPRLGTSLTNHAGITVTTFSSSTVVASKPVVSSPAGSAPAILQSITGQSILKQVALSGQLGMKSQSASSLPLSTTNLRIQGKDVLRLPPSSITTDAKGQTILRITPDMMATLAKSQVTAVKLSQELFSANPATSSSKGLLQMTSNPSSPSPPAPATIKVTPEVKPVEASSSGFRLMPALGVSVADQKSKTTTSADTKPATTIRIVQGLGVIPPKAAATQSITVTAKPVPVVSSAVVSPVHTATTVSLTPAASKPTGVTVGTAAATVRQIPVTTTQQGKLPARITVPLSVLSQPMKGKSVVAAPIIKGNLGANISGLGRNIILTTVPAGTKLIAGNKPVSFLTTQQLQQLQQQGQATQVRIQTVPASHLQPASSAASKAVSTVVVTTTPPPKPATEPQ; from the exons CCTGAACTCTTCTTTGATGTGGTCAGCATGGACACCTGGAAGAACGTCTTATCGGACTCACAGCGGGAGCACCTCAGCCAGTTTCTTCCATCCTTTCCTGAGAACAACTCGGAACAGCAGGAGCAGGTGGTCCGTTCCCTCTTCAGGGGGGAAAACTTCCGCTTTGGAAATCCTCTGCACACGGCCCAAAAGCTCTTCAGGG ATGGTCACCTGAACCCGGAGGTGGTGAAGTATCGACAGCTGTGTCTCAAGTCTCAGTATAAGCGATACCTGACATCTCAGCAGCAGTATTTCCACAACTTACTGAAGCAAATCCTGGCATCCAGGCAG GAACTTTTAGATGTTGCAAGGAAGAAAGGTCCAGACCTGGTGCTGAAGAGGAAGCTAGCCTCCCTGCGGAACTCCCCAGAGGAAAGAGAGCGGCGGGCACAGCGGCGTTACCTGAAGATCCTGCGAGAGGTGAAGGAGGAGTGTGGGGATGCTACTCTGTCCtcagaggaggaag ATTTGAGCTCTTGGTTACCGGGGTCACCCACC CAGTTGCCTGGAGCTGCTGTTCCTCTCCGCTCAGTCCAGACACTCTCCACTCAGGACATGAAGACCGCAG ACAAAGTTGAACTGACAGAGCGTGACTTAAAGCTGTTGTTGCGAAAACACCGGGAGAAGAGAAAACATCAACCG GATCATCCGGATCTCATGACGGATGACGTGACCATGAATGATATCATGACTCGGGTTAATGCTGGCAGAAAGAATTCTCTGGCAG CCCTCTTTGATTTGGCTACTATGAAGAGAAGAGTGAAGGAGCGAGAtgaaaggaaaaagaagaagatGAAACCTATTAAGACAGAGCCAGATGATTACCCAGAAGTCCCCGAAGAAACGGACATGATGCCAGCGCTGATGCCCAGTGACCAGTCTGTTCCCACCCCTTTGACTGTAGTAAAGGAGGA ACCCATGGATGATGTGAAGCCGCCACTAATGTTCAATGAGATCTCGGCCAGCTTCTTCACGCTGTTACTGGATATCCTCATGGTGGAGGGCCCCTCCAGTCTCATGCTG TTGGAGGATAAGGTGTCGCACTGGCAGTCATCGCCCGCAAGCACCCTGAACAGCTGGTTCTCTGCGGTCCCTAACTGGTGTGACCTGGTCCATTCTGCACTCCTGTATCTCAGTGGGGACAGTAAAG GAACATTGTCTGGCTTCACTCCGTATGTGGAATTCAAGGAGAAGACGCAGCAGTGGAGATGCCTAG GTCCCCCCAGCGACTTGGAGAAGGAGCTTGTGGCTTTATTTCACCTTTGGTTGGAGACAAAGGATCATATATTATCCAAG GAGATTGAGGAGAGCGTTGACACCGGAACACCGGTCCCCAGAGT gaGGACCGATTACATTGTGAGGCCTAGTTCTGGTGATGAGAAGCGAATCTTCCAGGAGCAG GAACGTCACCGCTATCTGCAGCCCCACAAAGCCTTCACGTTCCGCATGCATGGATTCGATTCGGTTGTTGGGCCAGTGAAGGGCGTCTTTGACAAGGAGACATCACTCAACAAAGCACGAGAGCATTCCCTGCTGCGCTCTGACCGGCCGGCTTATGTCACCATCTTGTCTCTTG TGCGAGATGCTGCTGCCCGACTGCCTAATGGAGAAGGGACACGTGCGGAAATCTGTGAGCTGCTTAAAGACTCCCAGTTTCTGGCCCCAGATGTCACTAGTGCTCAG GTTAATACCGTGGTGAGTGGTGCTCTGGACCGACTGCACTATGAGAAAGATCCCTGTGTGAAATATGACATTGGCCGAAAGCTATGGATCTACCTCCACCGAGACCGCAGCGAGGAAGAGTTTG agAGGATCCACCAGGCGCAGGCAGCAGCGGCCAAAGCCAAGAAAGCGCTGCAGCAGAAGCCGAAGACGCCATCAAAGATT AAGTCAAGCAGCAAGGAGTTTTCTGTGAAGAGTGGTGGTACCCCAGAACCGGGGCCCCTGACCCTGAGCGAGTGCAGCATGCCCCCTACCCCAGGCACTCCTAGCACCCCAACAACCCCGGCACTTCCAACAACACCGTTGTCTCCCTCCACATCTGCAGCCGTCAGCAAAATTGTTGCTAGCAGCGTCCCAGAGCCTCCAAAATCCAGCCCGAG CGTTCTTCTGGTATCTTCTCCAACAATACCTCAGCTGAGCACATTGCTGACTCCCCCTGTGACTAGCCAGGTGACCACTGTGACTCCGGGACCTGTGAGAACCCCCCTCTCCACCGCCCCAGCAATCCCCCAGGTGCGAATTGTGACCACTCCCGCTCCAGTCACTCCTGCCCCCCCACCTGCCATTGTGTCTCAGCCACTCTCCCCAGTGGTGTCTCACATCAGGTTGCCGGTCACATCCTCCACCACAAAGGGGTTAACACAG GTTGTGACAATGCCTGTAAAGACATCTGCTGCTGCCCCCCGTCTtgggacctcactaaccaatcaTGCTGGAATTACTGTGACCACCTTTTCCTCATCAACGGTGGTCGCTTCTAAGCCGGTTGTCAGTTCTCCTGCTGGGTCTGCTCCAGCCATACTGCAGAGTATCACCGGCCAAAGCATCCTCAAACAG GTGGCGCTGTCTGGACAACTTGGCATGAAGTCCCAGTCAGCCTCTAGTCTTCCTCTGTCAACCACCAATCTCCGGATACAGGGCAAGGATGTATTGCGTCTTCCTCCATCTTCCATCACCACTGATGCTAAGGGTCAGACTATTTTACGTATTACACCTGACATGATGGCCACATTGGCCAAATCCCAGGTAACAGCCGTGAAGTTGTCACAAGAACTTTTTTCTGCCAACCCGGCGACCAGCTCCAGTAAAGGACTCCTCCAGATGACGTCAAACCCCTCCTCCCCTTCTCCCCCAGCTCCAGCTACCATCAAAGTCACCCCAGAGGTTAAACCAGTGGAGGCAAGTAGCTCTGGATTTAGACTGATGCCAGCACTGGGGGTGTCTGTAGCTGATCAGAAGAGCAAAACCACAACCAGTGCGGACACTAAACCAGCCACCACCATACGGATCGTACAAGGACTCGGCGTCATCCCTCCAAAGGCTGCAGCCACACAGAGTATTACTGTCACTGCCAAACCAGTACCTGTGGTGTCCTCCGCTGTGGTCAGCCCTGTTCATACCGCTACAACTGTAAGCCTAACGCCTGCCGCATCAAAACCAACTGGAGTCACTGTGGGAACTGCAGCCGCCACTGTAAGGCAAATTCCAGTCACAACAACTCAGCAG GGAAAGCTTCCAGCTAGGATCACTGTGCCACTGTCTGTGCTTAGTCAGCCCATGAAGGGGAAGAGCGTGGTGGCTGCGCCAATTATCAAAGGCAACTTAGGAGCCAA tATAAGTGGACTTGGACGGAATATAATCCTGACCACGGTGCCAGCTGGTACCAAGCTCATCGCTGGTAACAAACCTGTCAGCTTCCTGACCACTCAGCAACTGCAACAGCTCCAGCAGCAAGGACAGGCCACTCAG